The window TTCTCaagtatgagagagagagagagagtgtgagagagagagagagagagaggcgattgAAGTATCACACAGTATATTTAGTCTTTGCCAAAAGGACATATTCTTGAGGAGAAGGATGGCCATGAAGGCTCTCAACTTTTGCATGCTGTGGTCCAACCCAAGCTTCTTTCCTTGAAGCATTTTGATTTCGCATTCTTCTGTGCCAAAAGAAGACGAGTCTAAAGTGACACACTTCACTTTCCAGTCTGAAATGATGGAGTACAGAGTGAAGAGTGTGGTATGTCACGTCAAAGGAATATTATATAACGAGGCCACCGTCTCCTTCGACTCCCATCTTGCCTTCGCAGTAAAACCTTCTTCTACTTCAACCGGTCATGGAGAAGCCACAGGAGGATGCGCAGAAGTGGGTGGGCGACTCCTCTGTGGATCACAAGGGCAGGGTTCCTCGCAGAGCCTCCACTGGGTGTTGGAAGGCTTCCCTTTTCATTATAGGTAACTCGACGAATCCTTCTCGCTGTGGTTCCATGTCGATCGATCTTTTCCTTTTGGTAGCCATGATCTGTGTGCGTCGGTGCGTGCAGTGATCGAGTTCAGCGAGAGGCTGAGCTACTTCGGACTGGCCACCAACCTCATCATATACCTCACCAAGGTACTGCACGAAGAGGTGAAGACGGCGGCCAAGAACGTCAACTACTGGAGCGGCGTCACCACCATGATGCCCCTCGTCGGCGGCTTCGTCGCCGACGGCTACCTGGGGAGGTTCTCCACCGTTGTCATCTCCTCCCTCATCTATATCGCGGTAAATTGCTCGCCCAATTGACTCTGCTTGTCGTGTACCGAACCCAACACCCCCTCACGACCGAAGAACTGCCAAAGAATCGTTGCTTATCTCCATGTCACAAAGAATCGATCCAAACGTGATGTGCAGGACAAATTCCATAAATCCACCAATGAAAGGCATAAGGTGACATCAGCCTCTAAAGCCGTACAAGTATTAGATCCCACAGTAATCTAATCATCTTTGTTTTCGTAGGTGTAAGATGCTAAAAAAATCTATCCCAAAAATGATGGATATTACAGAATCATAGATGACTGatcttagagaaaaaaaatatttctaaattaAACATAATAATTCATAGTCTCTGAGCATCGTATGGTTCTTTTCATTTCTCCGTACAATCTTGATTGCATCGTTGTTAGGGTCTCGTTTTGTTGATGGTGTCGGAGCTGGTCCCGCGGCTGAAGCCATGCGACCCCAGCATCTGCGGCAGATCACTGCGCCTCCACGAGGTTATCTTCTTCCTGGCCATGTACTTGATCTCCGTGGGCACGGGCGGCCACAAGCCGTCGCTCGAGAGCTTCGGCGCCGACCAGTTCGACGACAACCACGACGAGGAGCGGAAGAAGAAGATGTCCTACTTCAACTGGTGGAACTTCGCCCTTTGCAGCGGGCTGATGCTTGGGGTCACCATGGTCGTCTACGTCCAGGACGCCGTCGGCTGGTGGCTGGCGGACGTGGTGCTCACTGCCGTCATGTGCTTCAGCCTGGTGGTCTTCGTCGTGGGCAGTCCATTCTACCGCTACCGAGCGCCCGAGGGAAGCCCTTTCAAGCCCATGCTACAGGTTGTGGTGGCGGCCGCGGCCAAGAgacaccttcctcttccttcggACGCAGGCGAACTCTATGAGGTTCCCAAAACACAGAAGAGCGATAAGAGGCTTCTCTGCCATACTAATCAGCTAAGGTAAGCGGTATCTACAGTCGATGGAGCTCGTAAGAGTTATGTGACTTGCTTCGGCTGACCGCATCATATCTCATCTCAGATTCCTCGACAGAGCTGCCATTGTGGAGCACAAATACGACGAAGCAGCCTTCGCCGCCGAGAAGCACAACTCGTGGCGGCTGGCTACCGTGACCCAGGTGGAGGAACTGAAGCTAATACTATCCATGGTGCCCATATGGCTAGCCGCACTGCCCTTCGGCATCTGCGTGGCGCAAGCTAATACCTTCTTCATCAAGCAAGGAAGCGTCATGGATAGGCAGGTGACCAACAGCTTCAAGATCCCTCCGGCCTCCGTATACTCCCTCAGTGCCATCGGCATGATCGTCTCGGTCACCTTCTACGACAAACTCCTGGTGCCCTTCCTGAGGAAAGCCACGGGGAACGAGAGGGGCATCAGCATCCTCAAAAGGATTGGAATCGGCATGGCGATCACAACAGTGGCCATGATCTCTGCCGCCTTGGTCGAAAGAAAGAGGCTTAGGGTGGCCGTGACAGAACAAACCAGCGTggtctccatgagtgtgttctggCTGTTGCCTCAGTTCGTGATCATGGGAATAGGAGACGGGTTCGCACTAGTTGGATTGCAAGAGTACTTCTACGATCAAGTTCCCGACGGCATGAGGAGTCTCGGTATCGCCTTCTACCTGAGTGTACTGGGAGCCGCCAACTTCCTCAGCAGTCTCCTGATCACCATCGTCGATCATATAACTTCAAGGGAAGGAAAGGGAAGTTGGTTTGCCAAGGATCTGAACAAGAGTCGACTGGACCTCTACTACTGGTTGATAGCCACCATAAGTGCTGTGAACCTCTGTGGCTACGTGTACTTGGCAAGAAGGTACTCTTACAAGAAGGTGCAGAGAAAGGTGGCGGTCGCTGATTCCCCTCGGGCTGACGTCTGAACCAGCCATCACCAGTGGCATTTGCTTTATCCCTACGTAGAAACACGAGCTGTGACTGTCATGCATTCTTCTGATAGATAGATATTAGTATATCATGTTATATAAAGCTACTGTTTTATCATTAGATCTCCAACCGTGTGAAGCGTATCTGACAGCACCTTTTCTAGGATATAAGATCAAAATCTTTCATATGAAACGATTGATGCACTTTCCATGTTTTCTATGATGAATCTCCGGCAGAAGCAATTGCTAATTGTGCCTCGGCCATTGGTTTCGGAAACCCTTTATGCTTTCCTCAAAAGAAAGAACACTACAGGATTCAGTAGCTGTACAGGGTAGAAATGGCAAGATCAAAAGTATTCGATGACAAGATGACATCACGGCATATATTTGCACTTATTTTTAGCTTTCTTAATATTAGGCAAGTGAAAAAAAATGATATGAGAGGCATATGAATCATACTATCTCGATCGACTGGATATGGACGTCACTAATTACCATACCTTTTTCATCAAGCAAAGATGAATGAACAGAATGAGAGGTAGAGAAGAACAAGTGAAAGGAATATGTTATTTAGGaggcgacgagcttctttagctttCATCCATCCTTGTTCTTCTGCTCTGCGATCACAAAGCTCGCTCGCCATGGAAGCTGTGATGGTCGAAAAAGGGAGGATGGAGAAGTCAAAGGACGATGAGCAGAGATTCGTGTTTGACTCCTCGGTTGACCACAATGGACGAGTTCCATGCAGAACCTCCACCGGGTGTTGGAAGGCGTCCCTATTCATCGTAGGTAATTACTTGACAGCAGAGACTTACATCTCCCCTGCATTTTGTTTTCCTGCACACTATGAACGGCCATTTTGGCTGGTGTGGTGGAAGCAATCGAGTTCAGTGAGCGGCTGAGCTACTTCGGACTGGCCACCAACCTCATCATATACCTCACCAAGGTGCTGCGTCAGGAGCTGAAGACGGCAGCCAAGAACGTCAACTACTGGAGCGGCGTCACCACGGTGGTGCCGCTCGTCGGTGGCTTCATCGCCGACGCATACCTGGGGAGGTTCTCCACTGTTATCATCTCCACCCTCATCTACATCGGAGTACAGTGCTCACCTCGTGGCGtctcatgtcatgtcatgtgTCTTTTCTAACACTGATGTCGTCTCCGCAGGGTCTCCTCCTGTTGACGATGTCGCAGATCGTCCCGCGGCTGAAGCCGTGCGACCCCGTCACCTGCGGCAGGTCACTGGGCCTCCACGAGGTCATCTTCTTCCTGGCCATGTACTTGATCTCCCTTGGCACGGGTGGCCACAAGCCGTCGCTCGAGAGCTTCGGCGCTGACCAGTTCGACGACAACCACGACGAGGAGCGGAGAAAGAGGATGTCCTTCTTCAATTGGTGGAACTTCGCCCTCTGCAGCGGGTTGATCCTTGGGGTCACCGTGGTCGTTTACGTGCAGGACAGAGTAGGCTGGTGGCAGGCCGACGTCGCGCTTACTGCCACCATGGCTTTGAGCCTGGTGATCTTCCTCGCGGGCAGGCCGTTCTACCGCTACCGGAAGCCGGAGGGAAGCCCGTTAACGCCCATGCTGCAGGTCGTAGCGGCGGCCATGGCCAAACgacaccttcctcttccttcagATGCCAGAGAACTCTGTGAGGTGCCGGAAACACAGACGACTAGTAAGAGGCTTCTCTGCCACACTAATAAGCTACGGTAAGCCTGATCTAACCACAAGCTTCAGTCGACGCGACTTGTATAAACGCAGAACTTGGTTGTCAGATTTCTCGACAAAGCTGCCATTATCGAGCAGAAACACGACGAAGCTGCAACCGCCGCCGCCGGAAAGCAGAACCCATGGCGGCTAGCCACGGTGACGCAGGTGGAGGAACTCAAGCTAGTCCTATCCATGGTGCCCATATGGATAACCGTACTACCGTTCGGCATTTGCATCGCGCAGACCAACACCTTCTTCGTCAAGCAAGGAAGCGTCATGGACAGACAAATCGGCAATGGATTCATCATCCCTGCGGCCTCCATATTCTCCCTCGGTGCTCTGGGTATGGTCATCTCCGTCACCTTCTATGAAAGAATGCTGGTTCCCTTCCTGAGAAGAGTCACGGCCGACGAGAGGGGCGTCAGCATCCTCAGAAGAATCGGCATCGGCATGGCGATCACAACGGTGGGTATGATCTCTGCTGCACTGGTGGAAATGAAGAGACTTAAGGTAGCGGAGAAGGAAGGAACCAATGCGGTCTCCATGAGTGTGTTGTGGCTGGCGCCTCAATTCGTGATCATAGGAGTTGGAGATGGATTTGCGTTGGTCGGCTTGCAAGAGTACTTCTACGATCAAGTTCCCGATAGTATGAGGAGTCTGGGTATCGCCTTCTACCTGAGTGTACTGGGATTGGCCAACTTCATCAGCAGCGTCTTGATCACCGTGGTCGATCGTATAACTtcgagagaaggaagaggaagttgGTTTGCCAAGGATGTGAACAAGAGCCGGTTGGATCTCTTCTACTGGTTGCTGGCCATCATGGGCGCGCTGAACCTGTGTTGCTATGTGTTCTTGGCAAGAAGTTACTCTTACAAGAAGGTGCACCAGAGAAGGGTGGGAGTTATCGATTCCTCCGAAGATGATGTCTAACTCAGCGTATCGATGTCCTGCATTCGTCTCATTACATGTATCATGTTATTATAGTATCCTTTCACATGTTCAACATGTCAATAAAGCTCAATTTTCGAATAGCAAGCTTGGATTCATGTTAAACCAGTCTAAATATCACCCGAACCGGCTGTAAATCACATTGAACCGGTACGAACCGGCTCAATTACTTATTGAACCGTTTAAATCGACTTCATTTACCCCTTAACCGGGTCGATTCGCTGCCAATTGCCCCTGAGCCAAGTCGATCTTCCTAGACGGCAGGCCCATTCACGACGGCAGGCTGCAAGTTGCGGTGGCCGACGTGGCCAGAAGGCGCCTTCCTCTTCCTTCAGACGCCGGAGAACTCTCTTAGGTTCCTAAAACACAGCTGAGCGATGAGAGGCTTCTTTGTCACATTAAGAAGCTGATTAGTACGGCGATGACGCCTCTCATCGCTCTTAACCGCAAGCGTGGGAATCAGGGAGCTTCCCTCGGGCGTAGTCCAAATTTCTTAGCCCAACTTGGAATCGGCTCGCAGTTGGTGCAATCTACAGAGAGCAGGGTGGAGATATCGCTAGGATTGATTTGACGTCGAGTGCATCACCGCGGTgctcgctcctctctctctcgctcttcgCAGGCAAGACACAGTCGGACATAGCTTTTTGAAGTATGGCGCAGCGTGTGACACAGTGATCAGTGGCCCAGCAGTGCCTCGGTATCAGCGAATCGACGGAAAACTCGGGCGCTCTCGCTTGCCTCTTCCCCCCCATCCCCCCACGGACAAGCAAAAGATCTCCCTCGGCGCTTTAACAACTCCGCCCGCGAAGAAAGCCAGCAAAGCGAGGTAAAGAGcagccaaaaagaaagaaaggtgaTTGAAAACCAATGCCCAGTAGCTGCTGCTGTTCCTGCAACACTAtacttcctcctctcctctctctctctctctctctctactttcccAGTTCGGAATTCTACAAGGGGTATTGCACAGATCGATGTGACCCTCACCTCCGTAACAGCTGCGTCACACCTCCACACCTGCCCCCCTTCTCCGTCACTACCAAAGCAGCGGTGGTGATAACATCACCTCTGGCTTCACATCTCAACTCGACACGTTGTTGTGGGGGTGAGCTTGATCGACGTGATAACCCCTGTTTTGCCTTCATCATGTCGCGTAGATAGGCTCCACGGAGTTGCTACAGGGACGATCCGACGGCGTTGAGGTGGTGACATGGCGCGATCCCGGCGTTCATTTCTCGTGCTAAAAGGTCCGCCGGCGGGCCCGGAGACAGCTAATGGTGGATGGAACATCTCAAGAGCGGTGGGGCCACCGGCGGCTTAGCAACATGCCAACAGCAGAAGCATCCCACCTGAGCCGAGCATTCCCGAGTACGTCCACCGCACCAGCAATCGCCTGCGAGCGAACCGGAAGCTGAGGTGCCTCCCACGTGCGCTAGTCTCTGCTAATTGGATGCTCTGTCCCTCTGTCTTGCTCCTCCTGTCAACGAGCAGTCGACGCCCTAACCGTGGGGAACGTGTTAACCTCCTCCCTAATCGTGTGGGGCTGCTCATTTATGTTCTATTGTTATCGGAAACAAGACAGATCATATTCTCTGCCTTCTAAtggttattatttttatgattaatgTGTAATATATATGGTTGGGTGGATAAAATCGAGAAACAGAAGCAGTTGTGTGTCTGTGTGGACTGCAAGAAACAAAAAGCTGTGAGCTTCTCCACGGTTTGCTATCTCCAGGGCTTGGCCGAGAGAAGTCGAGCAGTAGAaataggagaagaaagaagaggtggCACTgagtctagagagagagagagagagagatgggttcGTCGGCGGCGGATCGATTCGTgggaggaggcggcggaggggaggaacagctgctgcagcagcagcCTCAGATGTACTATCACGTGCCGCAGCACAGCCGGAGGGAGAAGCTACGGTTCCCGCAGGAGATGTCCCCCTCGCACAcctctttccttctcctccacgaCCACAACGCCGCGACGCCGCTCTATCCCGCCGGTTCTTTGACGGCCTTTCTCCCTTCCTTTTGCACTTCCTTCTCCTCGTCCGACTACTCTCACAACCCAGCCATTAGCAACGGTGTGGCGCAATTCGACGGCCACGGCGCGCTACCGATCCCCTCGCAACACCAGCACCAGATCCACAACCAAGGCTTCTCCCTCtcgctttcctcctcctcctccccccgccCCACGACTTCGCGGCACCAAGTTATAACCCGGACGACCCCCTTGGGCCCCTTCACGGGCTACGCGGCCGTCCTCAACCGCTCCAGGTTCCTGGACCCGGCGAGGAAGCTGATGGAGGAGGTGTGCCATGTGGGGCAGCAAGCAGCAGCAGGTGGCGGCAGCAGGGAGATGCTCCTGGACGTGGATCCGTCGAGGGAGTCGCTGGTGGATCGCGGCGGGGATGGTTGGACCGACCACGGCACCAAGGCGGACCGCCAGATCTCGGGCATGTATCAGCAGCAGTGGAAGAAGACCAGTCTCATCTCCATGCTCGATGAGGTTAGCAGCATGAACTTACGAAAAAGGTCACTGAATTGTTTCTTGTGACCACTGCTACTTTGAGATGACTTCATTTCTTTGTtggtctttctctctctctctctctctctctctctctctcacacacacacacacacacacactctctctcacacacacacacacacacacacacattactGTGTGATACTGCCATGAAAGCATCTGTTTAGGTGACAAGGCCGGCTATAATCTTGGTTAGATTGGATTGACCGCAAACCCAAATGATCTTATTAGATGCAATATGTAATTCTTCTTCTACATCATCACCACATAACATACTTAGAGAAGAGGATAGGAACACTGTGTTTGCCTGTGATTATAGAGAATGGGAGGCATTGTTTGATCCATCATACATCTGGCAGGAGATAGAGACATAGTTTGATTTGCATGTCATCGATGAACTTGTAGATTACTTGTCATGCTGTGCCAAGAAAGATTGTTACATCTGAGCTAGTTCAAGTACAAGATGATGATCCCAGATCATGACTCTTTCTTTAATCCAGTAGCTTTAAATAGGTTAGGGAATCTTGACATTTTGTTCTATGTTTTCAAAATTAAGTTTGGATGTGTGAATTGTTCATCTTTAACAAGTCTTCAATTGATTTGCCTATTTTGATAGCCATTTCTTGCCAGAGGACTTTAAGAAATTTACACATATGACAAAGAGGAATGATTAATGATTCTGATTCATGACtaataatgtttatgatttataAGTAGAAAACTAATCCAGTTTGAGATGTTGATTCTGAGGAGGCTTCAAATTATGTCCCACATAAACTAATCGATCGGGATGAGAAAGACAATTGTAAGCACAAAATGCTAAACTAGATTTCTAAGGTTCTCATTAATTTTTTATGGACTAATTAGGAGTCTTTTAATTTCCATATTGGCAAACATGAGGCAGTCAAGATTAGATCTTTTTTGTTTAAATCTTTCTAGGACTGTTCATAGTCTGCTGACATATATATAGTTGTGATAAGACGATCACTGCTTGAAAGCGATATGCAGGCAATGGCATCTGCTTTGGCATATTAAACATTATGATGactatttatcttttttatggTAAGTGAGTGAGGTTTTTAAGTATAGttttcttcttctattttatTGCTTTCCTTTGGAAAATTGTGTTGGATGTTATGTTGGTTTCGAGTAATAgaaaatgtcaaaagattagGGGTGACTGTGTATGCATGGCTGTTTGACCTCACTCATCCGAAGATTAATGCATGACAACCGGCATTGGCAAGATTGGCAGCTGCAATGAAATTAAACAAGCAGCTGTGGTCATCATTGAGCACTCGTAGAACTGATCGAAAAAGAGATTGTGTTTGTCTCGAGCACAATACTCTCAAGTTTCGTGATGTTTGCAGTATCTTTCTGCAAGTTAAGTGTGTGTTATGTCTTTATtttgctgattatgattgcttgtcaCTTGTTGTTAGATAATGAACTTATAAGTCTTCTTTACTTAACATGAGACTAGTATTATACGATAGGCTCTTTTCTTGTATGCTATAATCTTAGAATTCTCCCTTTCATTCCAATGGTGCATTTCTAGGTTTACAGAAGATACAAGCAATACTACCAGCAGATGCAAGCTGTTATTACATCATTCGAGTCCGTTGTGGGATTGAGTAGTGCTGCCCCATATGCCTCGATGGCGCTCAAGGCGATGTCGAAACACTTCAGATGCCTTAAGAACATCATCTCTGACCAAATTCATCATGCAAACAAGGGTATCCGAAATGAAGGGAACAGCAGGGaagagatttcgagctttggcctCGTCAACAATATCGGTTATCTCCAGAGAACAACCAATAGCACCGGTACCTTTGCTCAACCACATGTTTGGAGGCCTCAGAGAGGACTTCCCGAACGGGCCGTCTCGGTGCTTCGTTCATGGCTTTTCGAACACTTCTTGCATCCGTAAGTGACCCCTAACTTCTGATTGAACTGCATTTTCATGGCACAGAATGTTTCTGATGCATGCCTTATAACTGAGTGTTAAACCATCGAGAAGAAAGGCATATAATCTCTTTTTTTGAGGGCTCTCTTGCTTGCTTTCGATTAACAAAGTCTGATCGAGCTTTTGGTCATTCTACACTTGTTATATGTTGTATTTTGCTGGCCATCTTAAAAGACAGTTGACACTTATTCTTGGCTGGATTTCGCTGTCCCAATGTCCAATCATTTTCTTTTCTCCCATATAGATGAAAAAGTGATCCAAATCGAGCCCACTAGGCACTGATATATCAATAATTGAAATGTGTTTGCAGCAATTTAATAGTGGCAGAATCTTTCATTGCTTAGAGCTTGTAGTGATTGTGGTTGTAGTAACCATCTTACATATCTTTGGTCATTTGCAGGTATCCTACTGATGTAGACAAGCAGGACTTGGCCAAACAGACTGGTCTAACGAGAAATCAGGTAATCCATTACATGATTGATGATACGAGATGGGTGATTCATTTGGAATAAGTCGTTTGATATGATAGTTCTAATTGCAGGTTTCTAACTGGTTTATTAATGCGAGAGTGAGGCTTTGGAAGCCAATGGTGGAGGAAATCCATTCCCTAGAGATGCGTCAAAAGAACAAAGTgtcggccggcgaccaccgcttCCTGGTTACTGATGAACAGTCTCGGCTGCCGCCATCATCTTCCAAGGCGAACGCATTTGGTTCTCAGCCTCCCCCGATGGAGTACTTGATGGGGACCAAATGCATTGATCAAGAAGAGCTGTCTCCCGTTCCAGTTAACCTTGTGTGCGATGGCACGTCCAACCATCGGCACGTCGGGGGCGTTGGCAATGGCGTCTCTCTCACCCTCGGCCTCCATCAGAACAATGGGGTTTGCCTTTCGGAGCCGCTACCCCTCAGCGTCGCCCGTCGTTTCGGCTTGGAGGAGTGCAGTGACACGTATCTGGTGACTCCGTTTGGCGACCAAGAGAGGCAATTCGGGAAGGATGTCGGCACCCGTTCGCTCCATGATTTTGTCGGGTGACACCAAACCTCGAGTAGTCTGAGCTCCTAAGAGATGAACATAAGATTAATCGGACGCGTTCTACTGATCTCAATTGTTGTATACAAACAACAGGCCTCTTGTCAAGGCTTGCAACGTTTTGCCCGCACGCGTTGCCGCTGTAACATTATTTATGCATATCCTTCAGAGGCTTGGAAGACTGGAGCCAATTCTCATGCACGAACGACTCCTTGAGTTTGAATCGTCTTCGAAATCTCATCTCTGTGAGTCCTCCGATGGCTGCTGTGGTGGCATGATCCGGCCATAGGGGCGCCATTTTGCTCCTTGGTTGTCTGTCGTCTCCTCAGAGTTTACAGAGGGGAGAGGGGGGGAGGCGGGAAATCAACGGGGGCACTGTCGAGTGGCC of the Musa acuminata AAA Group cultivar baxijiao chromosome BXJ2-10, Cavendish_Baxijiao_AAA, whole genome shotgun sequence genome contains:
- the LOC135625222 gene encoding protein NRT1/ PTR FAMILY 5.7-like, which translates into the protein MEKPQEDAQKWVGDSSVDHKGRVPRRASTGCWKASLFIIVIEFSERLSYFGLATNLIIYLTKVLHEEVKTAAKNVNYWSGVTTMMPLVGGFVADGYLGRFSTVVISSLIYIAGLVLLMVSELVPRLKPCDPSICGRSLRLHEVIFFLAMYLISVGTGGHKPSLESFGADQFDDNHDEERKKKMSYFNWWNFALCSGLMLGVTMVVYVQDAVGWWLADVVLTAVMCFSLVVFVVGSPFYRYRAPEGSPFKPMLQVVVAAAAKRHLPLPSDAGELYEVPKTQKSDKRLLCHTNQLRFLDRAAIVEHKYDEAAFAAEKHNSWRLATVTQVEELKLILSMVPIWLAALPFGICVAQANTFFIKQGSVMDRQVTNSFKIPPASVYSLSAIGMIVSVTFYDKLLVPFLRKATGNERGISILKRIGIGMAITTVAMISAALVERKRLRVAVTEQTSVVSMSVFWLLPQFVIMGIGDGFALVGLQEYFYDQVPDGMRSLGIAFYLSVLGAANFLSSLLITIVDHITSREGKGSWFAKDLNKSRLDLYYWLIATISAVNLCGYVYLARRYSYKKVQRKVAVADSPRADV
- the LOC103968970 gene encoding protein NRT1/ PTR FAMILY 5.6-like translates to MEKSKDDEQRFVFDSSVDHNGRVPCRTSTGCWKASLFIVAIEFSERLSYFGLATNLIIYLTKVLRQELKTAAKNVNYWSGVTTVVPLVGGFIADAYLGRFSTVIISTLIYIGGLLLLTMSQIVPRLKPCDPVTCGRSLGLHEVIFFLAMYLISLGTGGHKPSLESFGADQFDDNHDEERRKRMSFFNWWNFALCSGLILGVTVVVYVQDRVGWWQADVALTATMALSLVIFLAGRPFYRYRKPEGSPLTPMLQVVAAAMAKRHLPLPSDARELCEVPETQTTSKRLLCHTNKLRFLDKAAIIEQKHDEAATAAAGKQNPWRLATVTQVEELKLVLSMVPIWITVLPFGICIAQTNTFFVKQGSVMDRQIGNGFIIPAASIFSLGALGMVISVTFYERMLVPFLRRVTADERGVSILRRIGIGMAITTVGMISAALVEMKRLKVAEKEGTNAVSMSVLWLAPQFVIIGVGDGFALVGLQEYFYDQVPDSMRSLGIAFYLSVLGLANFISSVLITVVDRITSREGRGSWFAKDVNKSRLDLFYWLLAIMGALNLCCYVFLARSYSYKKVHQRRVGVIDSSEDDV
- the LOC103968971 gene encoding BEL1-like homeodomain protein 9 — translated: MGSSAADRFVGGGGGGEEQLLQQQPQMYYHVPQHSRREKLRFPQEMSPSHTSFLLLHDHNAATPLYPAGSLTAFLPSFCTSFSSSDYSHNPAISNGVAQFDGHGALPIPSQHQHQIHNQGFSLSLSSSSSPRPTTSRHQVITRTTPLGPFTGYAAVLNRSRFLDPARKLMEEVCHVGQQAAAGGGSREMLLDVDPSRESLVDRGGDGWTDHGTKADRQISGMYQQQWKKTSLISMLDEVYRRYKQYYQQMQAVITSFESVVGLSSAAPYASMALKAMSKHFRCLKNIISDQIHHANKGIRNEGNSREEISSFGLVNNIGYLQRTTNSTGTFAQPHVWRPQRGLPERAVSVLRSWLFEHFLHPYPTDVDKQDLAKQTGLTRNQVSNWFINARVRLWKPMVEEIHSLEMRQKNKVSAGDHRFLVTDEQSRLPPSSSKANAFGSQPPPMEYLMGTKCIDQEELSPVPVNLVCDGTSNHRHVGGVGNGVSLTLGLHQNNGVCLSEPLPLSVARRFGLEECSDTYLVTPFGDQERQFGKDVGTRSLHDFVG